Proteins co-encoded in one Candidatus Babeliales bacterium genomic window:
- a CDS encoding 30S ribosomal protein S12 has protein sequence MPTISQLSRKGRKSYKAKSKSIALKNCPQARGVCTRVFTTTPKKPNSALRKVARVKLANGNEVTAYIPGEGHNLQEHSIVLIRGGRVKDLPGVKYHIVRGAYDAAGVENRKQSRSLYGAKRPNKG, from the coding sequence ATGCCCACGATAAGTCAGCTTTCACGAAAAGGACGCAAGAGCTATAAAGCCAAGTCCAAGAGCATTGCTCTAAAAAATTGTCCTCAGGCGCGTGGTGTATGCACTCGTGTGTTTACCACCACCCCTAAGAAACCTAACTCTGCGTTGAGAAAGGTAGCCCGTGTCAAACTGGCTAATGGTAATGAAGTAACAGCATACATCCCCGGAGAAGGTCATAACCTCCAAGAGCACTCTATTGTGTTGATTCGTGGTGGTCGTGTAAAGGATTTGCCAGGTGTGAAGTATCATATTGTTCGCGGAGCCTATGATGCTGCTGGTGTAGAAAATAGAAAGCAGTCGCGTTCTCTGTATGGCGCAAAGCGCCCAAATAAAGGATAA